The following are from one region of the Sphingobium cloacae genome:
- a CDS encoding FAD-dependent monooxygenase, with protein sequence MTAELTNQAAQFDVAIVGCGPVGALLANFLKQYGHKVAILDRELDVFYAPRGMGFDDESTRIMQSVGILDRLKAEGHIYQADLELIDRNGKRLGGFDRRSVGEDLLSGLHGHRHLTLFHQPSLEAILREEFSVGENAASSFFYHEVTEINDLGEQVELRCKNRATNEDFTISASYVVGCDGARSIVRKTMSVPRVDLKYTERYLVVDAIVDDPVYFRTRIPQGGYILHDGKEAGVLAKGLHGHVRFDFLQHSEIVGAELKNEKDYQDAARALIESRGFEPENFRVIRSVSYTFYAGMPSRWRVGRLLVAGDAAHLTPPWSGQGLNMGIRDAANLSFKLSLVLNKKTSDRILDTYDDERRPQSLETIQAAVDMGIRMQSTSPLQIGLRNFVYALSRSSKFVNRLLFRNWIRKPGFKSGLIGLQHRLSGTPMFQPWVQTPDGERRRMDDLIGLRFALISTDSPTGPEVTDFVRSLGGVVLKLDCDFFDPGETVCKWYDKNRINAVLLRPDRVIYDAGRDGRALCRSLLSELRK encoded by the coding sequence ATGACCGCCGAGCTAACCAATCAAGCTGCGCAATTTGACGTGGCTATTGTCGGATGTGGGCCCGTTGGTGCTTTGCTAGCTAATTTCCTGAAGCAATATGGGCACAAGGTTGCCATTCTTGATCGCGAGCTCGACGTCTTCTACGCCCCGCGCGGAATGGGATTTGACGATGAGTCAACGCGAATTATGCAATCAGTTGGCATCTTGGATCGCCTTAAAGCGGAGGGCCATATCTATCAGGCAGACCTTGAGTTGATCGATCGGAATGGCAAACGCTTAGGGGGCTTTGACCGTCGTAGCGTCGGAGAAGATTTGCTGTCGGGACTCCATGGGCACCGCCACTTGACGCTGTTCCACCAGCCGAGTCTCGAGGCGATCCTGCGCGAAGAATTTTCAGTAGGTGAGAACGCGGCGAGTTCTTTTTTTTATCATGAAGTTACTGAGATAAACGATCTTGGCGAGCAAGTTGAACTGAGGTGCAAGAATCGGGCTACTAACGAAGATTTCACCATCTCAGCCAGCTATGTCGTTGGCTGTGATGGCGCCAGAAGCATTGTTCGGAAAACGATGAGCGTTCCGAGGGTAGACCTAAAATACACCGAACGGTATCTTGTAGTCGACGCGATTGTAGATGACCCAGTATATTTCAGAACAAGAATTCCACAGGGTGGATATATTCTTCATGACGGAAAGGAAGCTGGTGTTTTGGCCAAAGGTCTACATGGCCATGTACGCTTTGATTTCCTCCAACATTCCGAAATCGTCGGCGCTGAACTAAAAAATGAGAAAGACTACCAAGATGCGGCGAGAGCGCTCATTGAATCCCGGGGATTTGAGCCCGAGAATTTCCGGGTGATCCGCAGTGTGTCATACACGTTCTATGCGGGGATGCCGAGCAGATGGCGCGTAGGCCGGTTATTGGTCGCTGGTGACGCAGCCCATCTTACGCCCCCTTGGTCTGGGCAGGGTTTGAACATGGGCATACGCGACGCGGCCAACCTGTCGTTTAAGCTGAGTCTTGTGCTTAATAAAAAAACATCCGATCGCATACTGGACACTTACGATGATGAGCGTCGACCACAGAGCCTTGAGACCATTCAAGCCGCCGTCGATATGGGCATAAGAATGCAAAGTACCAGTCCATTACAAATCGGGTTACGCAACTTTGTCTACGCCCTATCCCGCAGCAGCAAGTTTGTTAATCGTCTGCTGTTCAGAAATTGGATAAGAAAGCCGGGATTCAAGAGCGGGCTTATAGGGCTGCAGCATCGTTTGTCTGGTACGCCGATGTTTCAGCCTTGGGTGCAAACGCCGGACGGCGAACGTAGGCGGATGGATGACCTGATTGGTCTTAGATTCGCGCTCATTTCCACAGATAGTCCAACGGGACCTGAAGTAACAGATTTCGTGAGGAGTCTCGGCGGAGTTGTGCTCAAGCTAGACTGCGATTTCTTTGATCCGGGTGAAACTGTGTGTAAGTGGTATGACAAGAACCGTATCAACGCGGTACTTCTCCGTCCGGATCGTGTGATTTACGACGCAGGTCGCGACGGTCGAGCGCTCTGTCGGTCTTTACTCTCTGAGCTCAGGAAGTAG
- a CDS encoding zinc-binding dehydrogenase, with protein MSSYRRTTIRAVGKARLGGTVLEHQCKQDGHSHGEASAGEQQGVPRRAALKAGAALATGGADGLLAGAAVAEQRAPAVLTGKQAGRKFRAWVQEGLWVGGKAGVEELRLKELQSRQVVVRTEASAPCYSLVQRGIGGRPAVKPAPKYAPDTVPQISNHTAVGIVEAVATDVRRVKPGDRVIIGVVSQCGNCYMCLRGRADHCQWAFAVPAGFPPEIATRADGSGLIAQIGIGGLAELNVCYEEYLCPIFTDLPADQLSLLGDTAATGFGGAMGVMKVEMGSNVVVLGAGPVGLSAVMAARVAGAAQIIVSEPVKHRREAAKRFGATTVLDPNAEGEGLVETIRELCKGPTGRITSGGRGWVSQADSDFVNATFGAVRDNRGPDFTIEAAGPTGDVPKVETPPDPTGILPMQQAWEMTRRGGEIVYLGFGQIGDVSYPAAAFANAGRTVHAGQQGGLNFMRDIPKIVSLMEQGKYDLRPMVTSRWRLEETNKAFQVASDRTELAPVVVFDS; from the coding sequence GTGTCGAGCTACCGTCGCACGACGATAAGGGCGGTCGGCAAAGCGAGATTGGGAGGAACGGTTTTGGAACACCAGTGCAAGCAGGATGGGCATTCGCATGGTGAAGCGTCAGCTGGGGAGCAGCAGGGCGTTCCGCGCCGTGCGGCATTGAAGGCGGGCGCCGCATTGGCGACTGGTGGTGCGGACGGGCTGCTGGCTGGGGCGGCGGTCGCCGAGCAGCGGGCGCCGGCTGTGCTAACGGGCAAGCAAGCGGGGCGGAAGTTTCGCGCGTGGGTGCAAGAGGGGCTGTGGGTTGGCGGCAAGGCCGGTGTCGAAGAACTGCGCCTCAAGGAACTCCAGTCGCGGCAGGTGGTGGTACGCACGGAGGCGTCGGCGCCATGCTATTCACTGGTCCAGCGCGGCATCGGTGGCAGACCTGCGGTCAAGCCGGCCCCCAAGTACGCGCCCGACACCGTTCCGCAGATCTCGAACCACACCGCTGTCGGCATCGTCGAGGCCGTGGCGACCGATGTGCGACGGGTAAAGCCGGGCGATCGCGTCATCATCGGCGTGGTTTCGCAGTGCGGCAATTGTTACATGTGCCTGCGCGGGCGCGCCGATCATTGTCAGTGGGCGTTCGCTGTGCCCGCGGGGTTCCCACCCGAAATCGCCACGCGTGCGGATGGCTCCGGGCTCATCGCCCAGATTGGAATCGGAGGGCTGGCCGAACTGAATGTCTGCTATGAAGAGTATCTGTGTCCCATTTTTACCGACCTGCCTGCAGACCAGCTCTCACTTCTGGGTGACACGGCCGCGACGGGCTTCGGCGGCGCAATGGGTGTCATGAAGGTCGAGATGGGGTCCAATGTTGTGGTGCTGGGCGCGGGACCAGTCGGTCTCTCCGCCGTCATGGCCGCTCGGGTCGCCGGCGCTGCACAGATCATCGTCAGCGAGCCAGTCAAGCATCGTCGCGAGGCTGCAAAGCGGTTCGGCGCCACTACTGTGCTCGACCCGAACGCAGAAGGGGAGGGTCTCGTTGAGACCATTCGCGAGTTGTGTAAGGGGCCGACCGGCCGCATCACGTCGGGCGGCCGCGGATGGGTGTCGCAGGCTGATTCCGACTTTGTCAACGCAACCTTCGGAGCGGTGCGGGATAACCGCGGGCCCGATTTCACCATCGAGGCGGCAGGCCCCACCGGAGATGTTCCCAAGGTTGAGACACCGCCGGATCCAACGGGCATTCTGCCGATGCAGCAGGCCTGGGAGATGACGCGCCGCGGCGGCGAGATCGTTTACCTTGGCTTTGGCCAGATTGGGGATGTCTCGTATCCGGCAGCTGCATTCGCCAACGCCGGGCGCACCGTTCACGCCGGACAACAGGGCGGCCTCAACTTCATGCGGGATATCCCGAAGATCGTGTCTCTCATGGAGCAGGGCAAGTATGACCTGCGGCCGATGGTCACGTCCCGGTGGCGTCTTGAGGAAACGAACAAGGCGTTCCAGGTGGCGTCGGATCGCACCGAACTGGCGCCTGTCGTAGTCTTCGATAGCTAG